One segment of Campylobacter hominis ATCC BAA-381 DNA contains the following:
- a CDS encoding PcfJ domain-containing protein, translating into MPFLDKQFEDKFNQKVSTNFPKLKPLFEKLKSKFYTYCKSNNVIYFIKIECEFLKFLEENQENIIKFTSLIEPKIENGHLLKIELRDKDIMISLPNFNFSNNGYNIYIETIFSEINFNIFIKNDYEIFSGMYKKINKNYSFFEMSLSYIAKICKRNDLIYEFFIIYFEYLQKDNTNLNDIIKDFKDNPINIYSAFKFSELKDFKNKKYIFASKYPKETFFNHTNKYKLITSYINIKIKKYIPKEYFFEVIKFLDDNIKIFEFEDKKIDKSFIITLLSEFWRNKHLKNINKNYDKIIIYDYIKMMIDKKEKINLNIKSFKRIKQEHDRIALENEIHYAPNLKISKGNQFLKLKLPKEIKRLSTKQEIIEEGVLNRNCVASYIREINKQICMIYSLRQDDKRYTIEIRQNKNGFYLRQIKGFANSEAPKEIIEFVKNEIEINNVNLLPG; encoded by the coding sequence ATGCCATTTTTAGATAAACAGTTTGAAGATAAATTTAATCAAAAAGTATCTACAAATTTTCCAAAATTAAAGCCATTATTTGAAAAATTAAAATCAAAATTTTATACTTATTGTAAATCCAACAATGTTATATATTTTATAAAAATAGAATGTGAATTTTTGAAATTTTTAGAAGAAAATCAAGAAAATATAATCAAATTTACAAGCTTAATTGAACCAAAAATTGAAAATGGTCATCTACTAAAAATAGAATTAAGAGACAAAGATATAATGATATCGTTACCAAATTTTAATTTTTCAAATAATGGTTATAATATATATATAGAAACAATATTTAGTGAAATAAATTTCAATATTTTTATTAAAAATGATTACGAAATTTTTTCAGGTATGTATAAAAAGATAAATAAAAACTACTCATTTTTTGAAATGTCATTATCTTATATAGCTAAAATTTGTAAAAGAAATGATTTAATCTATGAGTTCTTTATTATTTATTTTGAGTATTTACAAAAAGATAATACTAATTTAAATGACATTATAAAAGATTTCAAAGATAATCCAATAAACATATATTCAGCTTTTAAATTTAGTGAGCTAAAAGACTTTAAAAATAAAAAGTATATATTTGCTTCAAAATATCCAAAGGAAACATTTTTTAATCATACAAATAAATATAAACTAATTACTTCATATATAAATATCAAAATCAAAAAATATATTCCCAAAGAATATTTTTTTGAAGTTATAAAATTTTTAGATGACAATATAAAAATATTTGAATTTGAAGATAAAAAAATAGATAAATCATTTATAATAACGCTACTATCTGAATTTTGGCGGAATAAACATTTAAAAAATATAAACAAAAATTATGACAAAATTATCATTTATGACTATATAAAAATGATGATTGATAAAAAAGAAAAAATAAACTTAAATATAAAATCATTTAAGAGAATAAAACAAGAACACGACCGTATTGCCTTAGAAAATGAAATACATTACGCTCCTAATTTAAAAATAAGTAAAGGCAATCAATTCTTAAAACTTAAATTACCAAAAGAAATAAAAAGATTAAGCACTAAACAAGAAATAATAGAAGAAGGAGTTTTAAATAGAAATTGTGTTGCTAGTTATATACGAGAGATAAATAAACAAATTTGTATGATTTACTCACTAAGACAGGATGATAAAAGATACACAATTGAAATTAGACAAAATAAAAATGGTTTTTATTTAAGACAAATAAAAGGCTTTGCAAATAGTGAAGCTCCAAAAGAAATTATCGAGTTTGTTAAAAATGAAATTGAAATAAATAATGTAAATTTATTACCAGGATAA
- a CDS encoding TrbM/KikA/MpfK family conjugal transfer protein, translating into MKKIILLVAILFGSLNAVEVDLLTGDTRLSCEAILCLSSSVKPGECQPSLNRFFSIKEKKWEDTLNARKAFLKLCPVGESGENDAEFKKLRDNILVYISEPCNTEYLNSRVEYKTKEICGERRCRHIPISARINPNLPKSCKLLQTSKYTDIKVKYTCSGEFFPIDEWDKGITKNEIPKTFYNSLKAKDKNSVEEVKNKSKFCKRSHISFCQPKYYQKITINKNCWEQE; encoded by the coding sequence ATGAAAAAAATAATTTTGTTAGTAGCTATTTTATTTGGCTCATTAAACGCAGTTGAAGTTGATTTACTTACTGGTGACACGAGATTGAGTTGCGAAGCTATTTTGTGTCTTAGTAGTTCTGTAAAACCAGGAGAATGCCAACCATCTCTTAATAGATTTTTTTCAATCAAAGAAAAAAAATGGGAAGATACACTAAATGCAAGAAAAGCATTTTTAAAACTATGCCCTGTTGGAGAAAGTGGTGAAAATGATGCTGAATTTAAAAAACTAAGAGACAATATTTTAGTTTATATTTCAGAGCCTTGCAATACAGAGTATTTAAATTCAAGAGTTGAATATAAAACAAAGGAAATTTGCGGAGAAAGAAGATGCAGACATATACCAATATCAGCAAGAATAAACCCTAACTTACCAAAAAGTTGCAAATTACTTCAAACAAGTAAATATACAGATATAAAAGTAAAATATACTTGCAGTGGTGAATTTTTTCCTATTGATGAATGGGATAAAGGAATAACTAAAAATGAAATACCAAAAACTTTTTACAACTCATTAAAGGCAAAAGATAAAAATTCAGTTGAAGAAGTTAAAAACAAGTCAAAATTTTGTAAAAGAAGTCATATATCTTTTTGTCAGCCAAAATATTATCAAAAAATTACAATAAATAAAAATTGTTGGGAACAAGAATAA
- a CDS encoding cag pathogenicity island Cag12 family protein, which produces MNKFIIFVSLIFLFNGCSKPPKPIKLDSGSAISINHNLIVDKKYSVPKDNFLKNNNWTYNIYLSPVDKDTLIKNDLIVKTFYLAHNADKLIILGYEPLAKKYKDYFIKNDVNANIEIRPLDSINYKKDLVNILFFHTKETK; this is translated from the coding sequence ATGAATAAATTTATAATTTTTGTATCTTTGATTTTTCTTTTTAATGGTTGTTCGAAACCGCCAAAGCCAATTAAATTAGATAGTGGTTCAGCCATATCAATAAATCATAATTTAATTGTAGATAAAAAATATAGTGTTCCTAAAGATAATTTTTTAAAAAATAATAATTGGACTTACAATATTTATTTGAGTCCAGTAGATAAAGATACTTTAATTAAAAATGATTTAATTGTTAAAACATTTTATTTGGCACATAATGCCGATAAATTAATTATTTTAGGATACGAACCATTAGCAAAGAAATACAAAGATTATTTTATTAAAAACGATGTAAATGCAAATATAGAAATTAGACCATTAGATTCAATAAATTATAAAAAAGACTTAGTAAATATATTATTTTTTCACACAAAGGAGACAAAATGA
- a CDS encoding type IV secretory system conjugative DNA transfer family protein, producing the protein MQDKLNKAQIIFLSIVAIVISYFLTSVVIFVLNDALKLLPKVWKPEFTFLALINGYPKVYEALTISLFLSFSVVFLLPFIPKKEKLYGNARFANSADIRKMGLFPKKGKDGKIDNNGIIIGMYNNQLLRFGGQQFVALGAPTRSGKGVGIVIPNLLDYPNSCVVQDIKLECFEYTSKYRKEILKQDIFLFNPYSFKTHRYNPLFYIDMKGENADAELNDFANILYPLKNDGSVTDYFNGKAKDLFIGLCYMMNDLLGTRKGIAFLQKYELECSFSLYGILKLSEGLNFEVEIADGEIKTISNFADTYNTLVEMKMVSPKAKERIDAFFEIKSDNERSSAMGSFISPLAIFRADNMRLATSANDFDFRDLRRKKMTIYIGITPDKLASAKPILNIFWQQLILINVQQGLPQSNKELKHPCLLLMDEFTASGYLATYSSAISFMAGYDLRSLIIYQADSQLTNNKPEGYGQAEANTLLKNHACRIYYAMKDDDAKRLSESLGTKTVKQRSRNLGQGGGGSESETSRALMLSKEIEEMPFDTEIIKIEGKPPIKCKKALYYSNKYFMDKFKEVSPSLKNIKEIPNRKSLENAIQNGETYIKIPLQNEETLQNYLKENIEKRLNELPIEEDAEIENALDNINIEDEEYNSDEYENFETRGNL; encoded by the coding sequence ATGCAAGATAAGTTAAATAAAGCTCAAATCATATTTTTATCTATTGTTGCTATTGTTATATCTTATTTTTTAACAAGTGTTGTAATATTTGTATTAAATGACGCCTTAAAACTACTTCCAAAAGTATGGAAGCCTGAATTTACATTTTTAGCCTTAATTAATGGTTATCCAAAAGTATATGAAGCACTGACCATTTCTCTATTTTTAAGTTTTAGTGTAGTTTTCTTACTCCCCTTTATACCAAAAAAAGAAAAATTATATGGAAATGCAAGATTTGCAAACTCAGCAGATATAAGAAAAATGGGGTTATTTCCTAAAAAAGGAAAAGATGGAAAAATAGATAACAACGGAATTATTATAGGTATGTATAATAACCAGCTTTTGAGATTTGGTGGGCAACAATTTGTAGCACTTGGAGCTCCAACAAGAAGCGGAAAAGGTGTTGGTATAGTTATACCAAATTTGCTTGATTATCCAAATTCTTGCGTTGTTCAAGATATAAAATTAGAATGTTTTGAATATACCAGTAAATATAGAAAAGAAATTCTAAAACAAGATATATTTTTATTCAACCCATATAGTTTTAAAACTCATCGTTATAATCCACTTTTTTATATAGATATGAAAGGTGAAAATGCCGATGCTGAACTAAACGACTTTGCAAATATTTTATATCCACTTAAAAATGATGGCTCAGTAACTGATTATTTTAATGGAAAAGCAAAAGATCTTTTTATTGGGCTTTGCTATATGATGAATGACCTGCTTGGGACTAGAAAAGGTATAGCATTTTTACAAAAATATGAACTTGAATGCTCATTTTCTTTATATGGAATCTTAAAATTGAGTGAAGGATTAAATTTTGAAGTAGAAATAGCCGATGGAGAGATAAAAACAATATCAAATTTTGCAGATACTTACAATACTTTAGTAGAAATGAAAATGGTATCTCCAAAGGCAAAAGAAAGAATTGATGCATTCTTTGAAATTAAAAGCGATAATGAAAGAAGTTCAGCAATGGGTAGTTTTATATCCCCATTAGCAATATTTAGAGCTGATAATATGAGACTAGCTACTTCTGCAAATGACTTTGATTTTAGGGACTTAAGGCGTAAAAAAATGACAATTTATATTGGAATTACGCCTGATAAATTGGCTTCTGCAAAGCCTATTTTGAATATATTTTGGCAACAGCTCATTTTAATAAATGTTCAGCAAGGCTTACCACAATCAAATAAAGAGCTAAAACATCCTTGCCTTCTTTTAATGGATGAATTTACAGCAAGTGGATATTTGGCAACTTATTCATCAGCTATATCATTTATGGCTGGATACGACTTAAGAAGTCTAATAATATATCAAGCAGATTCTCAACTTACCAACAACAAACCAGAAGGATATGGACAAGCAGAAGCTAATACACTTCTTAAAAACCACGCTTGTAGGATTTATTATGCTATGAAAGATGATGATGCAAAAAGATTAAGTGAATCTCTTGGCACAAAAACAGTTAAGCAAAGAAGCAGAAATTTAGGTCAAGGCGGTGGAGGTAGTGAAAGTGAAACAAGTAGAGCTTTAATGCTTTCAAAAGAGATCGAGGAGATGCCGTTTGATACAGAAATTATCAAAATAGAGGGCAAACCACCGATTAAATGCAAAAAGGCTCTATATTATTCAAACAAATATTTTATGGATAAATTCAAAGAAGTAAGTCCTAGTTTAAAAAATATAAAAGAAATTCCAAATAGAAAATCATTAGAAAATGCAATTCAAAATGGTGAAACTTATATAAAAATACCACTTCAAAATGAAGAAACACTACAAAATTATTTAAAAGAAAATATAGAAAAAAGACTTAATGAATTGCCAATAGAAGAAGATGCTGAGATAGAAAATGCATTAGACAATATAAATATAGAAGATGAGGAGTATAACAGTGATGAGTATGAAAATTTTGAAACAAGGGGAAATTTATGA
- a CDS encoding ATPase, T2SS/T4P/T4SS family: MSGIRSSVSLSKYSNEYFGKYLQDDTINEICYNGGTAIFYEDSKGNWHIDENANFDYEKAIAFATSCASFKKDQIDKTKPILSCVLPTGERVQIVIPPATKDGIVSITIRKPSKVRYTLNDYISSGSIDKNSADFFIQAIKQGKNIVICGETGSGKTTLMKTFIDFIPLDERIITIEDVEEIRFYEHKNYQQLFYPSEAKESDFLNSTALLKSCLRMKPSRILLAEVRGAETYDFLNVISSGHNGSMTSCHAGSVKNCYNRLAMMSMQNEIARSLGKDMILDIIKNIIDLVIVFKKEHNGIRRVAEYLYEQKLYKNFDGIFKEVKDFV; encoded by the coding sequence ATGAGCGGTATTAGAAGCAGTGTTTCATTAAGTAAATATTCAAATGAATATTTTGGAAAATATTTACAAGATGACACAATTAACGAAATTTGCTATAACGGTGGCACTGCTATTTTTTATGAAGATAGCAAAGGCAATTGGCATATTGATGAAAATGCAAATTTTGATTATGAAAAAGCAATAGCATTTGCTACTTCTTGTGCCTCTTTCAAAAAAGATCAAATAGACAAAACAAAACCAATACTTTCTTGTGTATTGCCAACTGGTGAGAGGGTTCAAATCGTAATACCACCAGCGACAAAAGATGGTATTGTTTCAATCACAATTAGAAAACCATCAAAAGTTCGATATACATTAAATGATTATATATCAAGTGGATCAATTGATAAAAATAGTGCTGATTTCTTTATTCAAGCCATTAAACAAGGAAAAAATATTGTCATTTGTGGCGAAACTGGAAGTGGAAAAACTACTTTAATGAAAACTTTTATTGATTTTATTCCGCTAGATGAAAGAATTATAACCATTGAAGATGTTGAAGAAATAAGATTTTACGAACATAAAAACTATCAACAACTCTTTTATCCAAGCGAAGCAAAAGAAAGTGATTTTCTAAACTCAACAGCTCTTTTGAAATCTTGCCTTAGAATGAAACCAAGCAGAATCTTGCTCGCAGAAGTTAGGGGAGCTGAAACATATGATTTTTTAAATGTTATCTCAAGCGGACACAATGGCTCAATGACAAGTTGTCACGCAGGAAGTGTCAAAAATTGCTACAACAGACTAGCAATGATGTCTATGCAAAATGAAATTGCCAGATCTCTTGGTAAAGATATGATACTTGACATTATAAAAAATATCATCGATTTAGTAATAGTCTTTAAAAAAGAGCATAACGGAATTAGGCGAGTAGCTGAATATTTATACGAACAAAAACTATATAAAAACTTTGATGGAATTTTTAAAGAAGTTAAGGATTTTGTATGA
- the virB10 gene encoding type IV secretion system protein VirB10, translating into MSNEKNNSQNALNNNEENKEVKTNISELNDEAISTKKLQSIGIIVFGIIILILLALKFFSNKNSDEPVKETAIGTKIEQKDFDFKEPPVKTFQELVQKEEKEVETNETLQNTDNTNPFVIAQTKTSFTPKVYKSSSSLLINNSNPSSNSNNLSEEDKPVDFTDPNYNYSFDENGKIIRTPKNEFNKDYELGAFTPKIAKLNKYDPNLLLPKGTYIGCSLNTKLVSTIKGSISCTVSENIYSQNGNTLLIEKGSKISGFFNSGQLNDGMDRIFVVWQEIRTPNNIDIPVSSGATDELGGSGIQGYIDHHWLQRFGAAILLSVIDDAMNVALNGGTGNRNNQNKDYTENTRETTRDMADTALQKFINIEPTLYRNHGDLVAVYVNRDIDFSKVYKLNYIGNKIIK; encoded by the coding sequence ATGAGTAACGAAAAAAATAATAGTCAAAACGCTTTAAACAATAATGAAGAAAATAAAGAAGTAAAAACTAATATATCTGAATTAAATGATGAAGCAATTAGCACTAAAAAACTTCAAAGCATAGGAATTATTGTTTTTGGAATAATTATCTTAATTCTTTTGGCTTTAAAATTTTTTTCTAATAAAAATAGTGATGAGCCAGTAAAAGAAACAGCAATTGGAACTAAAATAGAGCAAAAAGATTTCGATTTTAAAGAACCGCCAGTTAAAACATTTCAAGAACTAGTTCAAAAAGAAGAAAAGGAAGTAGAAACAAATGAAACATTACAAAATACTGATAATACAAACCCTTTCGTAATAGCACAAACAAAAACATCTTTTACGCCAAAGGTTTATAAAAGCTCTAGTTCTTTATTGATAAATAACTCCAACCCATCCTCAAATTCCAATAATTTAAGCGAAGAAGATAAACCTGTAGATTTTACCGATCCAAATTATAATTATAGTTTTGATGAAAATGGCAAAATAATAAGAACTCCAAAAAATGAATTTAATAAAGATTATGAACTTGGTGCTTTCACTCCAAAAATAGCAAAATTAAACAAATATGATCCAAATTTATTGCTACCAAAAGGCACTTATATAGGTTGTAGTTTAAATACAAAATTGGTAAGCACAATCAAAGGAAGTATATCTTGCACAGTTTCTGAAAACATATATTCTCAAAATGGAAACACGCTTTTAATTGAAAAAGGATCAAAAATATCAGGATTTTTTAATAGCGGACAATTAAATGATGGAATGGATAGAATTTTTGTCGTTTGGCAAGAAATTAGAACTCCGAACAATATAGATATACCAGTATCAAGTGGAGCAACTGATGAACTTGGTGGAAGTGGAATTCAAGGCTATATAGACCATCATTGGCTCCAAAGATTTGGTGCTGCTATTTTGCTTAGTGTAATCGATGATGCTATGAATGTGGCTTTAAATGGTGGAACTGGAAATAGAAATAACCAAAACAAAGACTATACAGAAAATACAAGAGAGACAACAAGGGATATGGCTGATACTGCTTTACAAAAATTTATAAATATCGAGCCTACTTTATATAGAAATCACGGGGATTTAGTAGCAGTTTATGTAAACAGAGATATTGATTTTAGTAAAGTTTATAAGCTTAATTATATAGGTAATAAAATAATTAAATAG
- the virB9 gene encoding P-type conjugative transfer protein VirB9, which produces MHKFIFLFIIFYSTLFGISIPKISKFDNRITFATYNANDVFQVNCKNGFVTMLEFSKDERIINIATGFSDGWELIDRENFLFIKPKAYIIKQEEQVLADQNGDEVELQNNAVIQPNSTDWKTNLIVTTNERIYVFDLEIIEDKDINYKVEFSYPDEIKQKQKDKLAEEKRIKEVQKNKENIENELNKVTIPKNWDFLMHINKGSDTISPDFAYDDGVFTYLGFNNTKTIPSVFLYENVNKKSKESILNTHLKKDGNYDVLVIHKTAQKILLRSGDKLVGIFNNGYAKNPLDKTYNTINRSVEREIIKDE; this is translated from the coding sequence ATGCATAAATTTATATTTTTATTTATAATATTTTATTCAACTCTATTTGGAATAAGCATACCAAAAATATCAAAATTTGATAATAGAATAACTTTTGCAACATATAACGCAAATGATGTTTTTCAGGTTAATTGCAAAAATGGTTTTGTTACTATGTTGGAATTTAGCAAAGATGAAAGAATAATAAATATAGCTACTGGTTTTAGTGATGGTTGGGAATTAATAGATAGAGAAAATTTTTTATTTATAAAACCAAAAGCATATATCATAAAACAAGAAGAACAAGTTTTAGCAGATCAAAATGGCGATGAAGTAGAATTACAAAATAATGCAGTTATACAACCAAATTCTACAGATTGGAAAACAAACCTTATAGTCACTACAAATGAAAGAATTTATGTATTTGACTTAGAAATCATAGAAGATAAAGATATAAATTATAAGGTAGAATTTTCATATCCTGATGAAATCAAACAAAAACAAAAAGACAAATTGGCAGAAGAAAAAAGAATAAAAGAAGTTCAAAAAAATAAAGAAAATATTGAAAACGAACTTAATAAAGTTACTATCCCTAAAAACTGGGATTTTTTAATGCATATTAATAAAGGAAGTGACACAATTTCACCAGATTTTGCATACGATGATGGAGTTTTCACATATTTAGGCTTTAACAATACAAAAACTATTCCATCTGTTTTTTTATATGAAAATGTAAATAAAAAATCAAAAGAAAGTATTTTAAATACACATTTAAAAAAAGATGGAAATTACGATGTATTAGTAATTCACAAAACAGCTCAGAAAATACTTCTTAGAAGTGGTGATAAATTAGTTGGAATTTTCAATAATGGATATGCTAAAAATCCGCTTGATAAAACATATAACACTATAAATAGAAGCGTAGAAAGAGAGATTATAAAAGATGAGTAA
- a CDS encoding virB8 family protein translates to MIDNNDTKTAISYEASIRYLVEKSNRRAWLIAFLSIFISIISVTAVVFLTPLKSVEPYVIRVDNTTGMVDIITSVNQTEFVSDNEALDKYFTTSYVKIREGYFYNILQNDYTTVQIWSSPEVSSDYLKIYEGDNSRVDILKNRTEIDVEINSVTLGNSNGMKMATIRFNQIYKDAKSRTITNKKAKIVTLAYDYSPQSLMTENERLINPLGFKVLTYRVDDEVER, encoded by the coding sequence ATGATAGACAATAATGACACAAAAACTGCTATAAGTTATGAAGCTAGTATCAGATACTTGGTTGAAAAATCAAATCGTAGAGCTTGGCTAATAGCTTTTTTATCAATTTTTATATCAATTATAAGTGTTACAGCAGTTGTATTCTTAACGCCGTTAAAAAGTGTAGAGCCTTATGTTATAAGAGTTGACAATACAACTGGAATGGTAGATATTATAACTTCTGTAAATCAGACAGAATTTGTATCTGACAATGAAGCATTAGATAAATATTTCACTACTTCTTATGTAAAAATTCGTGAAGGGTATTTTTATAATATTTTACAAAACGATTATACCACTGTTCAAATTTGGTCTAGTCCTGAAGTAAGTTCTGATTATTTAAAAATATATGAAGGTGATAATTCTAGAGTTGATATTTTAAAAAATAGAACTGAAATAGATGTAGAAATTAATTCTGTTACTCTTGGAAATAGCAATGGAATGAAGATGGCTACTATAAGATTTAATCAAATTTATAAAGATGCGAAATCTCGCACAATTACAAATAAAAAAGCTAAAATTGTAACTCTTGCATACGATTATTCTCCACAATCGTTAATGACAGAAAATGAAAGATTAATTAATCCACTAGGTTTTAAAGTTTTAACATATAGAGTTGATGATGAAGTGGAAAGGTAG
- a CDS encoding type IV secretion system protein, with protein MPPKEIHSDNLITSILKSIDNFFIGNPEYNSAIEKNIENLISVLLTIVGTYLLCWIIYRGYKILWGKSNDNFKDFLWDAFLKFIFIYICMFPNEWISLIKEAIRGFREYALIDSDYMSVPNQLQHYYNITRAITINFIGHSSNFEFLAALLYSIVAWISFFIGAFGLFFVLITNTVSFYILLFIAPIAFYGLIFGSFLKNIFTQWVTMVLSNIITLFFIHIFCGYALTLINSYTNTALTQIGVKDIPHYNVAIVCIFAGICLKVFVDLVLSLAEKMTNVSLESASRGAIKGGMATLGANLGFGALATKRATKGLLFGAKGSARAYDGIKTGGKFILDKIRKTGGR; from the coding sequence ATGCCACCAAAAGAAATTCATAGCGATAATCTCATAACAAGTATACTTAAAAGTATAGATAATTTTTTCATAGGAAATCCTGAGTATAACTCTGCTATTGAAAAAAACATTGAGAATCTGATCAGTGTTTTACTAACTATCGTAGGAACTTATTTGCTTTGTTGGATTATATATCGTGGTTACAAAATTCTTTGGGGAAAATCAAATGATAATTTCAAAGATTTTTTATGGGATGCTTTTTTAAAATTCATTTTTATATATATTTGTATGTTTCCAAATGAATGGATAAGTCTAATTAAAGAAGCCATAAGAGGTTTCAGAGAATATGCTTTGATAGATAGTGATTATATGTCTGTTCCCAATCAATTACAGCATTATTATAATATCACAAGAGCAATTACAATTAATTTTATAGGACATTCTAGTAATTTTGAATTTTTAGCTGCTTTATTATATTCGATAGTGGCTTGGATTAGTTTTTTTATAGGTGCGTTTGGACTATTTTTTGTACTTATAACAAATACTGTATCTTTTTACATATTACTTTTTATCGCACCAATTGCATTTTATGGGCTGATTTTTGGATCTTTTTTAAAAAATATATTTACTCAATGGGTTACTATGGTTTTATCAAATATTATCACTTTATTTTTTATACATATATTTTGTGGATATGCTCTAACTTTAATAAATAGCTACACAAATACAGCATTAACTCAAATCGGTGTTAAAGATATTCCGCATTACAATGTAGCCATAGTTTGTATATTTGCAGGAATTTGTTTAAAGGTTTTTGTTGATTTGGTGCTTAGTTTAGCTGAAAAAATGACAAATGTAAGTTTAGAATCCGCAAGCAGAGGTGCTATAAAAGGTGGAATGGCTACTTTAGGTGCAAATTTAGGCTTTGGTGCTTTAGCCACTAAAAGAGCTACGAAAGGCTTATTGTTTGGTGCAAAAGGCTCAGCAAGAGCTTATGATGGCATAAAAACAGGTGGAAAATTCATTTTAGATAAAATTAGAAAAACGGGTGGTAGATAA
- a CDS encoding type IV secretion system protein: protein MKISFKKTSFTVLICLFLNINLLNASGIPVVDAAANAQMTTQNLKQIAEWAKEAKRWVDTTTHYSAQLNAYAKQLATQSGVRDVTSFLEEAKDVYDEAKKVGTTLGELKDFKNSGKDSISSKVKKLMDKFFEYDYCKDIVDVDKTTQNICYQKRSANIEDIVFYKERSDTIGMYSKNINKLAKKLQKSKDIKESSDLNNAIQAQVALMQAEKIQIDLYAKQRENSKNIMEDRELENRTNRLMNNYIDWGSFDPYN from the coding sequence ATGAAAATAAGTTTTAAAAAAACTTCTTTTACGGTTTTAATATGTTTATTTTTAAACATAAATTTGTTAAATGCAAGTGGTATTCCAGTAGTTGATGCTGCTGCAAATGCTCAAATGACTACTCAAAATTTAAAACAAATTGCAGAGTGGGCAAAAGAAGCTAAAAGGTGGGTAGATACTACAACTCACTATTCTGCACAATTAAATGCATATGCAAAACAACTTGCAACTCAAAGCGGTGTGAGAGATGTTACTTCTTTTTTAGAAGAAGCAAAAGATGTGTATGATGAAGCAAAGAAAGTTGGAACAACTCTTGGAGAGTTAAAAGATTTTAAAAATAGCGGAAAAGATAGTATAAGCTCAAAAGTTAAAAAATTGATGGATAAGTTTTTTGAATATGACTATTGTAAAGATATTGTTGATGTAGATAAAACTACGCAAAATATCTGCTATCAAAAAAGAAGTGCAAACATAGAAGATATTGTTTTTTATAAAGAAAGAAGTGACACAATAGGTATGTATTCGAAAAATATAAATAAATTAGCTAAAAAACTACAAAAAAGTAAAGATATTAAAGAAAGCTCTGATTTAAACAATGCAATACAAGCTCAAGTTGCACTTATGCAAGCAGAAAAAATTCAAATAGATTTATATGCTAAACAAAGGGAAAATTCAAAAAATATTATGGAAGATAGAGAGTTAGAAAATAGAACTAATCGTCTTATGAATAACTATATTGATTGGGGTTCGTTTGACCCTTATAACTAA